In Scheffersomyces stipitis CBS 6054 chromosome 7, complete sequence, the DNA window AGCTGATTACTTTAGATGCTAATTAATGAAATTGCTGAAACTTCTTGCAGTTAGCGGTGTTCTCGTGAACATTAAGAGAGTCCTAGCCAGTTTCATTAATTGTAGGTTGATTAGAGCCAAAGCTCAAGCTTCGACGTAtactgaagttgttgacaTCGAGCTTTCCTGATACAGGGCCATAGTTGGTACTGACAGTTCTGTTGCGCAAGGTACTGGCTCTTctggcagcagcagaagttGGAGGAGCAGTTGGAACCACACTgtactttctttctctgaaaaCCACACCAACCTCTTTGATGTTCTTTTGATGTTCGGGCTGAACTTGTACGAACCAGTCGAGATTCTCGTCGTATTCGTACATTCTATAATCTGTTCCATAAGGCTTCAGCTCAAGACAGTACAATGTGTGCAAAGGCACATCCAACTCACCAATCGCagacttttccaaatttaAGAAGTAGGCTAGCAAGATTCTCAACACCACGCGATGAGCAATGATGAGTAAATGATCAGTAGTACGTTCAATTTCGGTAATAAGCGGACGCAATCTCGTCAAAACGTCCAAGTACGACTCTCCTCCAACACCAGGATATCTATAGGATAACTTATCGTGGATTCTGGCATCAAACTCCTTAGGGTACCTACGCTGGATCTCGTCGTAAGTCATACCTTCAAACTTACCACCACCCAACTCGTTCAACATTCTCATCTGCTTGACAGAGAACACTTGCTCGTTGAAATAAGCTCCTGTTTCTACGGCACGGAAAAGCATCGACGTCCATACACAGAAGTTCGGCTCAGTAGGAATGTTGTCTAGAGAAGCCACATCATCTTCGCTGAAAAGAGTATTAtacttcaactccaaccTGGTGGAGAATCTTTCCAACTGGAGCTCCCtgaacttctttctctgttccACCATAAACTTGGCTAAAGCCTTGGAGAACTTCTGGCCACGCTTAGTCAACTTGGAAtcaccaccaattctgcCTCTCAAGTTATCAATACTCTCACCATGTCTGGTGATCCAGATTTGACGTTCACAGAggttgaagttcaagagaaaGTAGATTGTCTGCGAAGCCAAGAAGCCCTTGATGTTGTAACTGACTACCTTTTTGCCCACGTCAATCATCTTGACATATTGAAACTGTGgaatcttttcttcttcttcatcaatagTCTCATATGCCTTTTCGTAGTTGTGTAATCTACCAACAAAGTCCTTAAGGGCTACCTCAGGGTCCATGTCTCTGTAGTCTGGGCCCAGCAACTTCAATCTGATATTGCTTTCTATGATTGCAGGGTCACTACAAATACTTTCTAGATACAACACCTTTAACTCACCATTGGTCCGTTCATTGATTCTCTTAAGAACATGCAAACGACGACTTTTGGTGGAGTTTGTGGCATCAAATATACCAACTGAACCGGGCCCATCGACAATGTAGTCCAATAAGTTGTCTAAAGTGTCCATAGCCCACTTCTCTCTGAGAGCgttggaagacttgttgTCTGGACTAAAGAAGTCTGCATTGTGCTGCGAAGGGGAAGATGGCTGGTTTGTTGGAGTAACTGCATCAGGCAatggcttcttctctggaCCGGCATTGTTCTTATCCTTTCTTCGCGTGTTTCCTACATTGAAAACTCGGCAATCATGTTGCAACCAGTTCAAGTATCTGGTAAGTTTGTTAGTGATGTAACTCTTACCACGAGCTGGAAGCCCCACCATGACAATCACGAGCTTAGAGCCTATATCTACGGAGGCAATCTTTCCATCTGGtgaagtctttgaagaagtctggCCAGGAATGTTCAAAGTGTATGTCTTTCTGGCACTTGGAGGAGGTTTGGTGAGTAACAACGACTTGAGCTTCTCTATTGACGGAGTCTTTTCGAATTGCTCCTGGAGCTCTAAAGGTAGATCCTGTAGTAAATTGGATCTAAGTTCCTCGTTCAACAGGATCTTTTTCGACAACGGAGCCATGCCTGCCATGGGTGAGGGTGTACCACTCTGTTCAGATTTGGATACAGAAGCAGGTACTGGTGGTTCTGGAAGAGCCTCGATGCCTACAGTTGAAGTCATGGGACTGATAGACTCGGAACGAATAAGTATGTTACTCTTGGCTAAACTCACGGCCGGCTTGAGAGTATTAGATTCTAGATTCTTCAGTTTGTTcgaatcttcttctgggtCTTTTAATTTTTCTAAATCTACATTAGGGTTCATATCTGCCAAGTTGAGATCGGAGATATTTCTCGTTCTGGATATCGATGGAggtttcatttcatcaGTGTCTTTATTCTTTGATGACTTCTGGATGTTTTTGAGCTCTTCCTTAACCTTTTTCATGGGATCCTCGTGagattcatcttcatcttcatcatcactgGATTGTTCACGTGTTTCTGGCGACGCCATACTGGAAACGATAGGCGTGTCTGTTAACGGACGTTTGTTGAACTCGGGTAAGTTGACATTGGACGAATCTCTGCTTTCGAGAAGTTGAGAGTCCAAGGATTTGGAAACTCCCATTCTCTCGCCAGCGTAGGGATATGAAGAAAGCTTTCTCAAGGCGTagtttttcttgaagttaGAGCTGGAAGTTACGGGAGTGAGGCTGCTATTGCTGACAGAGGGCGATATGGTGTTTGGAGAGGGCGTGACAGACATTAGGAAATGGGCTGGATGCGGACCAGGATTCGCACTAGGGTTGGGATGAGATGAGTTGGTGATATTTGCGGGATTGTGAgtatcttcatcatcgtcgtcatcgtcttccAGATCGCTCGAGTTTCGTGAGGAGGCCCCGGAAGAGGAAGCCGAGGATGTGAATACTTGGCTCGAGTTGGTGTGGGcgaacttggaaaacgacaccttcttgttgatggagCGAGcatgttgaagaactccGTTCGAGATGGAGTTTGACTTTTTGCGGAAGTGATGTCTCGGATGTAATTTTGCGGTCATGATTCCCTTTGGTGACGTTTGGACGTTGCTGTCGGTAttggtgttgttgtcgGCATTAGTGTTGGCCTTGCTGGTGGTTTGTGTGAGCTGAGGACTTGTGGCTGGCGATTCTTCTGCAGACGACAAGTCCGCCGAGGAGGGGAACGACTCGTGGGAAGAGGACATGTAAGGGTGTGATTTTTGGTTGATAGTGGTAGAAACAACGAGATATGTGGAATTAGCGGTAAAAAGATGTAAATTAGTGTGTTGGTCGTGGAGGTTGgcttttctttttatcTTCGTATTTGGGTTGATCTGGGAAACGAGTGCGAACGGTCAATTGGTTcaccagaagaatcaaACAGAGGTGTGGATATGAAAGACAAACAAGAGAGTCGACACAATCGTACGGTAGGAAAAAGCTGAAGAACAGCAGGAGTAATGAGACCAATAACAAGCACGGAATAAAAAAGACAGCCAGAGAAAATAAGGATCATAATGCAACCTCTGCTTAAAGGCTATTCGCAGACGTTATATTATGAGAATATTATTGTTCCTAACGATAAGGGAAATTGGGCGGGTTGTGTACAGTATAGAATAGAGAGAAGAACAGCCAAGAATGGTACGAGGAGAGATGGGAGATGAATGGCagagaaggagaaggagaaggagaaggagaatTGAAGAGGTAGAATCGCAGAAGCGTGCTACCCACCACGGCCATTCCACTCTAGCagaattgtacaattctCGGAGTTGTATGATTACCAGTGCTGGAGCTCCCGTCCATTGCTCTTTTGAGCTTTGGCAAGGAAGCCGCATCGCCTGAGAAGCGCATAGTTTTCCTCTATTCTAGCGAGAGAATGTCTGAAGAATGGAGGAGTGTACTTGGCTCTCGTGCTACCATTATAGTCTAATGGCTACAGGGAATCAGAGCATTCTACGAGCCTCTCAAGTCAC includes these proteins:
- the FRK26.1 gene encoding 6-phosphofructose-2-kinase (go_function catalytic activity; ATP binding~go_process metabolism; fructose 2,6-bisphosphate metabolism), with the translated sequence MTAKLHPRHHFRKKSNSISNGVLQHARSINKKVSFSKFAHTNSSQVFTSSASSSGASSRNSSDSEDDDDDDEDTHNPANITNSSHPNPSANPGPHPAHFLISNFKKNYALRKLSSYPYAGERMGVSKSLDSQLLESRDSSNVNLPEFNKRPLTDTPIVSSMASPETREQSSDDEDEDESHEDPMKKVKEELKNIQKNISDLNLADMNPNVDLEKLKDPEEDSNKSKNLESNTLKPAVIPASVSKSEQSGTPSPMAGMAPLSKKISLNEELRSNLLQDLPLELQEQFEKTPSIEKLKSLLLTKPPPSARKTYTLNIPGQTSSKTSPDGKIASVDIGSKLVIVMVGLPARGKSYITNKLTRYLNWLQHDCRVFNVGNTRRKDKNNAGPEKKPLPDAVTPTNQPSSPSQHNADFFSPDNKSSNALREKWAMDTLDNLLDYIVDGPGSVGIFDATNSTKSRRLHVLKRINERTNGELKVLYLESICSDPAIIESNIRLKLSGPDYRDMDPEVALKDFVGRLHNYEKAYETIDEEEEKIPQFQYVKMIDVGKKVVSYNIKGFLASQTIYFLLNFNLCERQIWITRHGESIDNLRGRIGGDSKLTKRGQKFSKALAKFMVEQRKKFRELQLERFSTRLELKYNTLFSEDDVASLDNIPTEPNFCVWTSMLFRAVETGAYFNEQVFSVKQMRMLNELGGGKFEGMTYDEIQRRYPKEFDARIHDKLSYRYPGVGGESYLDVLTRLRPLITEIERTTDHLLIIAHRVVLRILLAYFLNLEKSAIGELDVPLHTLYCLESKPYGTDYRMYEYDENLDWFVQVQPEHQKNIKEVGVVFRERKYSVVPTAPPTSAAARRASTLRNRTVSTNYGPVSGKLDVNNFSIRRSLSFGSNQPTINETG